A single Trichocoleus sp. FACHB-46 DNA region contains:
- a CDS encoding ATP-grasp domain-containing protein, which yields MFWVIQENLKNEIGFERLLQAINLRSLPFEIIKIIPFSHDFVSEPHITEDAVIVSGSTALSKIAMERGWKPGAFLNDNFDFSVWKEAYKGLLLNEDGTIEEFGKLDPKEPIFVRPCSDHKTFAGFIIEPDKLQAWQEQIFGISDGYATLTPETLVLSATPKLIYEEYRFFVIDGQVITGSLYKAGDHLRYSQDCDEEARAFAESAAQVWQPDRAFVIDIATTPNGPKIIEINCLTSSGFYEADVDCLVGALEKSFG from the coding sequence ATGTTTTGGGTTATTCAGGAAAACTTAAAGAATGAGATTGGTTTTGAAAGGTTGCTTCAGGCGATTAATTTAAGATCGCTACCTTTTGAGATCATCAAGATAATTCCATTTTCCCATGACTTTGTATCAGAACCGCATATCACTGAGGACGCTGTCATCGTTTCCGGCTCAACGGCGCTCTCGAAAATTGCTATGGAGCGAGGCTGGAAGCCCGGTGCGTTCCTTAATGATAACTTTGACTTTTCTGTATGGAAGGAAGCGTATAAAGGGCTGCTTCTGAATGAGGATGGCACTATCGAAGAATTCGGTAAACTTGACCCTAAAGAACCTATTTTTGTGCGACCTTGCTCTGACCACAAAACTTTTGCGGGTTTCATTATTGAGCCTGATAAGTTGCAAGCTTGGCAAGAACAAATATTCGGTATTTCCGATGGCTATGCTACGTTGACACCTGAAACTCTCGTTTTGTCAGCAACACCAAAACTGATCTATGAAGAATACAGGTTCTTTGTAATTGACGGGCAAGTGATCACAGGTTCGCTTTACAAAGCTGGAGACCATCTACGTTATTCTCAAGATTGCGATGAAGAGGCAAGGGCTTTTGCTGAGTCTGCCGCGCAAGTGTGGCAACCTGACAGGGCATTCGTGATAGATATAGCCACAACACCAAACGGACCAAAGATCATTGAGATAAATTGTTTAACTTCGTCAGGATTCTACGAAGCAGACGTAGATTGTCTTGTGGGTGCTTTGGAGAAAAGTTTTGGATGA
- the gntT gene encoding guanitoxin biosynthesis MATE family efflux transporter GntT — protein MSTNLSTTDFLRRFSRLAIVNILSNLMVPLAGLIDVAFLGHLAEIQHLAGVALATVLFNYLYWTFGFLRMGTTGMTAQAIGRGDRDSALLVGLRHGLVALGIGLVILLLQLPLRAIGFTLLSATAEVKLAGQAYYNALIWGAPATLINFVLIGWFLGREQSGKVLLLSAISNLTNSFMDYFFVVRWGWESAGAGYSTALSQYLMLFTGMWLVCREFRWSQIQAIAPKIWEPIALKAAFTLNREILIRTFVLISTFAVFTNLSSTFGTNVLATNTVLLQVVTLAAYFIDGLAFATESLAGIFRGQGTNEQLRLLLCISGGTSFVFGLGFAIAFILNPNLFFGLLTNHRDVLERINQYVVWLLPVLAFGSIAYMLDGYFIGLTEGKILRQSVVVATLVGFAPVAIAAWYLQNSHLLWLALALFMVVRAVTLGQQVPASLRSVEKLKGC, from the coding sequence ATGTCTACCAATCTATCAACTACTGATTTTCTACGTCGTTTTTCTCGGTTGGCGATCGTCAATATCCTTTCTAATTTGATGGTGCCATTGGCAGGATTAATAGATGTCGCCTTTTTGGGTCATTTAGCCGAGATTCAACATTTGGCAGGAGTGGCATTGGCGACAGTATTGTTCAACTATCTCTATTGGACCTTTGGCTTTCTCCGCATGGGCACCACTGGGATGACTGCTCAAGCCATTGGACGGGGCGATCGCGATTCAGCCCTCCTAGTGGGTTTGCGGCATGGATTAGTAGCTTTAGGGATAGGGCTAGTAATTCTCCTTTTACAGTTGCCATTGAGAGCCATTGGATTTACTCTGCTCAGTGCCACAGCAGAGGTCAAACTCGCGGGCCAAGCTTATTACAACGCCTTAATTTGGGGCGCTCCAGCCACACTGATTAACTTTGTGCTCATCGGTTGGTTTTTAGGGCGAGAGCAGAGTGGCAAGGTTCTGTTACTCTCTGCCATTAGCAACCTGACGAATTCCTTCATGGATTATTTCTTTGTGGTGCGTTGGGGCTGGGAAAGTGCAGGAGCAGGATATTCTACCGCCTTAAGCCAATATCTCATGTTATTCACTGGCATGTGGCTTGTATGTCGAGAGTTCCGTTGGTCGCAGATACAGGCGATCGCCCCTAAAATTTGGGAACCTATCGCCCTTAAAGCAGCCTTCACCCTGAATCGTGAAATTCTCATCCGCACCTTTGTACTGATTTCTACCTTCGCTGTTTTTACCAATCTCAGTTCTACCTTTGGCACCAACGTTTTGGCAACCAATACGGTCCTGCTGCAAGTGGTAACGCTGGCGGCTTACTTTATTGATGGTCTCGCCTTTGCCACCGAGAGCTTGGCAGGAATCTTTCGGGGTCAAGGCACCAACGAGCAATTACGGTTGTTGCTGTGCATCTCTGGTGGAACCAGTTTCGTGTTTGGGTTAGGATTTGCGATCGCCTTTATCCTCAATCCCAATCTCTTTTTTGGACTACTCACCAACCACAGAGATGTTCTAGAGCGCATCAATCAATATGTGGTGTGGCTGTTACCTGTCCTAGCTTTTGGCTCGATTGCTTATATGCTGGATGGCTATTTTATTGGCTTAACGGAAGGGAAAATACTGCGGCAGTCAGTCGTCGTAGCGACTCTAGTTGGGTTTGCACCTGTGGCGATCGCGGCTTGGTACTTGCAGAACAGTCATTTGTTGTGGCTAGCTTTGGCTTTGTTTATGGTCGTGCGGGCAGTGACATTGGGTCAGCAAGTTCCTGCGTCTCTGCGCTCAGTTGAGAAATTGAAAGGCTGCTGA
- a CDS encoding HNH endonuclease: MTTSVLDQSVVVFSKNYLPLSRINIKRAISLLVIGKAEPMLLEDTAEDTAGWQVRSPNAIFYVPNHIRLTVASTERLWKIPAVSRREILRRDHHTCQYCGSTKRLTIDHILPRSKGGKHTWDNVVIACERCNQHKGDRTPHEAGMTLRTKPKAPIHPTIAFAEQFWQAHTD, from the coding sequence ATGACAACGAGTGTTTTAGATCAATCGGTGGTGGTGTTCTCCAAGAACTACCTCCCCCTCAGCCGCATCAATATCAAGCGGGCAATTTCCCTCTTGGTCATCGGCAAAGCAGAACCGATGCTCTTAGAAGATACAGCAGAAGATACGGCAGGTTGGCAAGTTCGTTCTCCCAACGCGATCTTTTATGTACCTAATCACATTCGCCTCACGGTTGCCAGTACAGAACGGCTCTGGAAAATTCCTGCTGTGAGTCGCAGAGAGATATTGCGGCGAGACCACCACACCTGCCAGTACTGCGGCAGCACAAAGCGTCTGACGATCGACCACATTCTTCCCCGATCAAAAGGCGGAAAACACACTTGGGACAACGTAGTTATAGCCTGCGAACGGTGTAATCAGCACAAAGGAGACCGCACTCCCCATGAAGCAGGCATGACCCTCCGAACTAAACCCAAAGCGCCTATCCATCCCACAATCGCCTTTGCCGAACAGTTCTGGCAAGCCCACACTGACTAG
- a CDS encoding alr0857 family protein, with the protein MLKLTYTDMGLYLERLAQSPEELVARRAILALRMSQNLHLEPSRAAFLLPADLPELPILEAAIRREGKAIALCSVCDDYVEVSLRGMWIAPEVDAHEGIFVAVMSDRLEFLLHKLWQVSQTQVSFLL; encoded by the coding sequence ATGCTGAAACTCACCTACACTGACATGGGTTTGTACTTAGAGCGGCTAGCTCAATCGCCCGAAGAGCTAGTAGCCCGACGTGCCATCTTAGCGCTACGGATGTCTCAGAACTTGCATCTGGAACCCAGCCGAGCTGCCTTTTTGCTGCCTGCGGATCTCCCTGAGTTACCAATACTAGAAGCTGCAATTCGGCGAGAAGGAAAGGCGATCGCGCTCTGCTCAGTCTGTGATGACTACGTTGAGGTCAGCTTGCGCGGTATGTGGATCGCCCCAGAAGTCGATGCTCATGAAGGTATCTTCGTTGCCGTAATGAGCGATCGCCTAGAGTTTCTACTCCACAAGCTCTGGCAAGTCAGCCAAACGCAAGTTTCGTTCTTGTTATGA
- a CDS encoding GNAT family N-acetyltransferase, which translates to MDIQIRLARPEDLDRVIELQTQALEILSSANYNAQQIQALVTGQAAWRGRDEVIFLAESAGELVGFSGLSTQRPQITAVYTHPQFARQGIGTQILQALEAAATEKRYPSIWVISSLTAVAFYQARGYKLLRKAGFRAEGGEWIDCVVLDKQLFSTANPAKHSSYIPLIMLMSLLIAALILALLR; encoded by the coding sequence ATGGACATCCAGATCCGTCTAGCTCGACCAGAAGACCTCGATCGCGTGATTGAGTTACAAACCCAAGCTCTAGAAATCCTCAGTTCTGCTAACTACAATGCCCAGCAAATTCAGGCATTGGTTACAGGACAAGCAGCTTGGCGGGGACGCGATGAGGTGATCTTTCTGGCGGAGTCCGCAGGTGAGCTAGTCGGTTTCTCTGGTTTGTCAACGCAGAGACCACAAATTACCGCAGTTTATACCCATCCTCAGTTTGCTCGACAGGGGATTGGAACTCAAATTTTACAAGCACTAGAAGCAGCCGCGACCGAAAAAAGATATCCCTCCATTTGGGTCATCTCATCGCTCACAGCTGTTGCTTTTTATCAAGCCAGAGGCTACAAGCTACTTCGCAAAGCTGGCTTTCGGGCTGAGGGAGGTGAGTGGATTGATTGCGTTGTATTAGACAAGCAGCTTTTCTCAACTGCTAACCCAGCAAAACATTCTAGCTATATCCCTCTGATCATGTTGATGAGTTTGTTAATAGCAGCTTTGATTTTGGCGTTGCTTCGGTAG
- a CDS encoding DUF6438 domain-containing protein, protein MRFPMFLSLGLLLALSPNALATSAAMSPFLIADDSTLSAQLFSQPRRGVRQSVVTLERTACFGFCPMYKLTIYADGRVIYEGNQFVKVKGIKTTRISPLKARQLMLEFQRMQYFNLQDRYEGGSTDAPSAITSFQMGRRFKTVHHYLASPDAPQTLTDLEAKIDATVNVQQWIGTESDRQKTKSIQWYC, encoded by the coding sequence ATGCGATTCCCAATGTTTTTGAGTCTGGGTTTGCTGCTAGCCTTAAGCCCCAATGCTTTAGCTACGTCTGCTGCTATGTCTCCGTTCTTAATAGCTGACGATTCAACTTTGTCAGCTCAACTCTTCTCGCAACCTCGCCGTGGAGTTCGGCAATCTGTGGTTACTCTAGAGCGAACCGCTTGTTTTGGGTTCTGCCCAATGTACAAGCTAACTATCTACGCTGATGGCAGAGTTATTTATGAAGGGAATCAGTTCGTCAAAGTTAAGGGAATTAAAACTACTCGAATCAGCCCCCTGAAGGCTAGACAACTAATGCTGGAATTTCAGCGGATGCAATACTTCAACTTGCAAGATCGATATGAAGGCGGCTCTACGGACGCTCCTTCGGCGATTACTTCTTTCCAAATGGGTCGTAGGTTTAAAACGGTACATCATTACCTAGCCTCACCGGATGCGCCTCAAACGTTGACAGATTTAGAAGCCAAAATAGATGCGACTGTCAACGTGCAGCAATGGATTGGTACAGAGAGCGATCGCCAAAAAACAAAATCAATTCAGTGGTATTGCTAG